The following coding sequences are from one Rhodopirellula islandica window:
- a CDS encoding efflux RND transporter periplasmic adaptor subunit — MPVITPSSGTAFQAIPPESLTAQDSGTPQHRIDSAQVRSTESASEFAELQWQIDATAAIAELMSKIASARRLDEAHLIVANALREFLGADVVAVGTVNPGSSLVRVRSVSDVSSIDESSQVSQQFEQAMSESIVRFREQLARTTVVDPDSEHVALMQLAHERLLSVTGTQCAVSCPLFSQLGPQQTPSDPEHRELSATQSDPVAVWTALFRQRPTELDRWKYFANACQQPLGESLAVAGRACEGPLARLRRVVSESSAWTRKKMVLGGSLAIALAMTIPIPHRVGCVSVLQPVEQRFAVAPHDGILEQAMVRAGEQVHTGQLLAEMDATDLRLQIADVTAQKERAEKKRDLHRASGDAASTQLAELETDELAAQLALLEHRAAHRQIVSSIDGIVLRSELDEARGVPVRTGDVLMQVAPLETLRAELEIAPADLAHIKLGQTVSLVPDGNPLHRVQGTIDTIRQASEVREGRNVFLATVTIDNHDGRLRPGMKSRTKVDAGYRASGWVLFHSAIEKTYGMLR, encoded by the coding sequence ATGCCTGTCATCACACCATCCAGTGGAACTGCTTTTCAAGCAATTCCACCTGAGAGTCTCACTGCACAAGATTCCGGCACACCGCAGCACCGCATTGATTCGGCGCAGGTTCGTAGCACGGAATCCGCCTCCGAATTCGCTGAACTGCAGTGGCAGATTGACGCCACCGCCGCGATCGCTGAATTGATGTCGAAGATCGCATCGGCACGCCGTCTGGACGAGGCCCATTTGATTGTTGCGAATGCATTGCGAGAGTTCTTGGGAGCCGATGTGGTGGCAGTCGGGACTGTGAATCCAGGCTCTTCGCTGGTGCGTGTCCGTAGCGTTTCCGATGTGTCATCGATCGACGAAAGTTCGCAAGTTTCGCAACAGTTCGAGCAAGCAATGTCGGAAAGTATCGTGCGTTTTCGAGAACAACTTGCACGCACGACGGTGGTCGATCCAGACTCCGAACACGTGGCTTTGATGCAATTGGCTCACGAACGGTTGCTAAGCGTGACGGGGACGCAGTGCGCCGTCTCGTGCCCCCTGTTCTCCCAACTTGGTCCGCAGCAGACTCCGTCCGACCCTGAGCATCGAGAACTCAGTGCCACGCAAAGCGACCCCGTCGCGGTCTGGACAGCCCTTTTCCGGCAACGTCCAACGGAGCTGGATCGCTGGAAATATTTTGCCAACGCCTGCCAACAACCGCTGGGCGAATCATTGGCAGTCGCCGGACGGGCCTGCGAAGGCCCACTGGCCCGACTTCGACGTGTGGTGAGCGAGTCTTCCGCTTGGACCCGCAAGAAAATGGTGCTTGGTGGTTCCTTGGCGATTGCTTTGGCCATGACGATTCCGATCCCGCATCGGGTTGGCTGTGTTTCCGTACTGCAGCCGGTCGAACAACGGTTCGCCGTCGCTCCCCATGACGGGATCCTCGAACAAGCCATGGTGCGAGCGGGTGAGCAGGTTCACACCGGGCAACTGCTGGCTGAAATGGATGCAACCGATCTTCGATTGCAGATCGCGGACGTGACGGCTCAAAAGGAACGAGCAGAAAAGAAACGCGATCTTCATCGAGCCAGCGGTGATGCCGCATCGACCCAGTTGGCTGAATTGGAAACCGATGAATTGGCCGCCCAGTTGGCATTGCTTGAGCATCGTGCAGCTCATCGACAGATCGTCAGCAGCATCGATGGGATTGTGTTGCGGAGCGAGTTGGACGAAGCCCGCGGTGTGCCTGTCCGAACTGGCGATGTCCTGATGCAAGTTGCACCGCTGGAAACATTGCGAGCTGAGCTCGAAATCGCCCCTGCAGATCTCGCCCATATCAAGCTGGGGCAAACCGTCAGTTTGGTCCCCGACGGCAATCCACTGCACCGGGTCCAAGGGACGATTGATACCATCCGCCAAGCGTCGGAAGTTCGGGAAGGTCGCAACGTGTTCCTGGCGACTGTCACGATCGACAACCACGACGGTCGCTTGCGTCCTGGGATGAAGAGCCGGACCAAGGTCGACGCCGGCTATCGAGCCAGTGGTTGGGTGCTGTTTCACAGCGCGATCGAGAAAACTTACGGGATGCTGCGATGA
- a CDS encoding efflux RND transporter periplasmic adaptor subunit: MNFANRSPESKHARPMPLSPRMRLNPSVFAVLMPATLLLAMSVFANCVQAEIPSGRSPESFSEPLETIDLAAAEPGVVDTLAVREGDAVKTGDLICQLRCDVLKATRHATLTKINATGKREAAAATLSHHQNHLNQLQALLAKNHANDQEVADAQFNVQIAEAQLQTVDDERATLRAELEQIEAQIARRQIIAPTDGIILQLPARVGERVGTSDSPVAQLVVLNKLRVRYHLTTVQAAQLSVGSQQTLTFPDFGTHAIGTVDFIAPTTDPSSGTVRVELLIDNANRRHRSGVRCQLKLPDASHAEPMQATVLHRRSPQ, from the coding sequence ATGAACTTCGCCAACAGGTCGCCTGAGAGCAAACATGCCCGTCCAATGCCGTTGTCCCCCAGAATGCGACTCAATCCATCGGTGTTTGCTGTCCTGATGCCGGCAACGTTGCTGCTGGCAATGTCAGTGTTCGCAAATTGCGTCCAGGCCGAGATTCCTTCCGGTCGATCCCCCGAGTCGTTTTCTGAACCCTTGGAAACGATTGACTTGGCCGCAGCAGAACCTGGTGTTGTGGATACGTTGGCCGTTCGCGAAGGCGACGCGGTCAAGACGGGGGATTTGATTTGCCAACTTCGCTGCGATGTGCTCAAGGCGACTCGTCATGCCACGCTGACCAAGATCAATGCGACCGGCAAACGCGAGGCAGCGGCAGCAACGCTTTCCCATCACCAAAACCATTTGAATCAACTTCAAGCGTTGCTTGCGAAGAACCATGCCAACGATCAGGAAGTTGCCGACGCCCAATTCAACGTTCAGATCGCGGAAGCACAGTTGCAAACGGTCGACGATGAACGAGCGACGTTGCGAGCCGAGTTGGAACAGATCGAGGCACAGATCGCCCGCCGCCAAATCATCGCTCCCACCGATGGCATTATTTTGCAATTGCCAGCGCGGGTTGGCGAACGAGTCGGCACCTCTGACTCTCCCGTCGCCCAATTGGTCGTGTTGAACAAACTCCGTGTGCGGTATCACCTCACCACCGTTCAAGCGGCTCAATTGTCGGTTGGATCGCAACAAACGCTGACCTTTCCTGACTTCGGCACGCACGCGATTGGAACGGTTGACTTCATCGCCCCGACCACCGATCCCAGCAGCGGAACGGTTCGCGTGGAACTGTTGATCGACAATGCCAACAGACGGCATCGATCGGGAGTTCGGTGTCAGTTGAAGTTGCCGGATGCATCCCATGCCGAACCGATGCAGGCAACTGTCCTGCATCGACGCTCTCCCCAATGA
- a CDS encoding site-2 protease family protein produces the protein MNGYDSQSFELANAHLQRRDGLSVRLHESRGEATYLVSDGVSSNFHQLGSAQYAFLSALDGKTSLEEVTGRIASELPKLALTASQAEQTARYLLDHQLIFAVDANGEPLNATNRLQRQSERAAQQRKQENANPLFLKFPLGNPTRLLNAIVPWTQWLFAPACIVFAIALGLIAMARLWQNADELAVSLQGVISPTSGIWLAVTFVGLKIVHELGHAIACRRLGGTVRETGVVFILFVPIPYVDVTSAWDFPSKQQRMLVSAAGMMVEMMVASLAAIAWSLSHDPVVRFHLTNWMLMGTLTTVLFNANFLMRFDGYFLLSDAIGIPNLAALSRQCVQARLKQLLLGSTSKLPADMMQHQTVLMSYGVAAMIWRWIVCMGLAVAASKLFNGFGLILAIASLVAWFGRPAMGILKSLVADTVEGASARRTLVRRTVPSLLGIVVLMCLTPWPGRVSSPAVVRFHQAEIVRAQTTGFVDQILVQPGQFVHANQPIAKLKNQALVTEIESLQSQVDAARIRARREWADGKIASHHAEVAVADSLQSRLNNRRERLELLTIRAGSSGRVMLPPQTASLDDWLGRYAREGTELARVVDPARKELLVSIGQSDRNTFAECVNEIVEFVPHSALPVTSARLERVEPTATDQTDPRLTASAGGPLTEHRIATETRLIAPRFEAVVKLDPQASIQLASGLTGQVRLDRRPRSIAGYLLMKFL, from the coding sequence ATGAACGGATACGATTCCCAATCTTTTGAACTGGCCAACGCTCACTTGCAGCGACGCGATGGACTGAGCGTCCGCTTGCATGAATCGCGAGGGGAAGCGACCTACTTGGTAAGCGATGGGGTGTCCTCGAATTTCCATCAATTGGGGAGCGCACAGTATGCGTTTCTCTCCGCCCTGGATGGCAAGACTAGCCTGGAAGAAGTGACGGGGCGGATCGCCAGTGAACTTCCCAAATTGGCACTGACGGCCAGCCAAGCCGAACAGACCGCTCGGTACCTGCTCGATCATCAACTCATCTTTGCAGTCGATGCGAATGGTGAACCACTCAATGCCACGAATCGTTTGCAGCGGCAATCGGAACGCGCCGCACAACAACGCAAACAAGAGAATGCCAATCCGCTGTTCCTGAAGTTTCCGCTGGGCAATCCAACACGCCTGCTGAACGCGATCGTTCCGTGGACGCAATGGCTGTTTGCGCCCGCCTGCATTGTCTTCGCAATTGCCTTGGGCCTGATTGCGATGGCGAGATTGTGGCAGAACGCAGATGAACTTGCCGTCAGCCTGCAAGGAGTCATCTCCCCGACATCCGGGATTTGGTTGGCGGTGACCTTCGTCGGGTTGAAGATCGTTCACGAACTGGGGCACGCCATCGCCTGTCGTCGGCTTGGCGGCACCGTTCGCGAAACCGGAGTCGTGTTCATTCTGTTCGTCCCCATTCCCTATGTGGACGTCACGTCCGCGTGGGACTTTCCGTCCAAGCAACAACGGATGCTCGTTTCGGCTGCGGGGATGATGGTCGAAATGATGGTGGCGTCCTTGGCTGCGATTGCTTGGTCATTGAGTCACGATCCTGTCGTGCGGTTTCATCTGACAAATTGGATGTTGATGGGAACGCTCACGACGGTTCTCTTCAACGCGAATTTCCTGATGCGTTTTGACGGCTATTTTTTGCTCTCCGACGCCATAGGAATCCCCAATCTCGCTGCCCTTTCTCGGCAATGTGTTCAGGCTAGGTTGAAACAACTGTTGTTGGGATCAACGAGCAAACTTCCCGCTGACATGATGCAACATCAGACGGTGCTGATGTCTTACGGTGTCGCCGCGATGATTTGGCGATGGATCGTTTGCATGGGACTCGCCGTAGCCGCATCGAAACTGTTCAACGGCTTTGGTTTGATTCTGGCAATCGCGAGTTTGGTGGCATGGTTTGGCCGTCCAGCGATGGGGATTCTAAAATCGTTGGTGGCCGATACCGTGGAAGGTGCCAGTGCTCGGCGGACGCTCGTGCGCCGCACGGTTCCCTCATTGCTCGGGATCGTGGTCTTGATGTGTCTCACGCCATGGCCGGGGCGAGTTTCCTCGCCCGCGGTGGTCCGGTTCCATCAAGCGGAAATCGTGCGGGCTCAGACAACTGGCTTTGTCGATCAAATTTTGGTGCAACCAGGCCAATTCGTTCATGCGAATCAACCCATCGCCAAACTGAAGAACCAAGCTCTCGTCACCGAGATCGAATCGTTGCAAAGCCAAGTCGATGCCGCACGCATTCGTGCACGGCGAGAATGGGCGGATGGAAAGATTGCCTCGCATCATGCCGAAGTCGCGGTTGCGGACTCGCTGCAGAGTCGATTGAACAACCGTCGCGAACGTTTGGAATTGCTCACCATCCGCGCCGGTTCCTCCGGACGAGTCATGCTGCCGCCGCAAACCGCGTCGTTAGATGATTGGCTGGGACGATATGCTCGGGAAGGAACGGAACTGGCCAGGGTCGTTGATCCCGCGAGGAAAGAACTGCTCGTCAGCATCGGACAATCCGATCGAAATACATTTGCCGAATGCGTCAACGAGATCGTCGAGTTCGTGCCTCACTCGGCCCTGCCAGTCACTTCGGCAAGGCTCGAACGAGTCGAGCCCACCGCAACTGATCAAACCGATCCTCGCCTCACTGCATCGGCTGGTGGTCCGTTGACCGAACACAGGATCGCCACCGAGACACGCTTGATTGCCCCCCGATTTGAGGCTGTGGTCAAGCTCGATCCACAGGCATCGATCCAACTCGCCAGCGGCTTGACCGGCCAAGTCCGCCTGGATCGTCGCCCCCGTTCCATCGCGGGCTATCTGTTGATGAAATTCCTCTGA
- a CDS encoding preprotein translocase subunit SecA — translation MIPPRLPALSQWLGFAERRKQASCDEILPSAKTLACAISSLSDSELRWHANLLRDQQTGPHSACLSERSGNQDSQLTTHAMAFAVAAIQRQLGYTVYDVQLQAALVMSSGQIAEMQTGEGKTITGAVATIIHAMRHQQVHVATSNAYLARRDWELLAPVFDRLALSSGHSSADQSPREKRAAYQCDIVFATGYQFGFDYLRDQITLAAQPRKQLGQSIRESLRGQSDPQQLRCQTRHQVAIVDEIDSVLIDEAMTPLVLSQQRPQVRDNSLVSSPDNESSHQTSVFDAARACMQTLVPGTNFQVDSLQQTVQLTELGIQRAFEWLQTRRIKLSMPWPNYIQTALRAECLLTRDIDYVVRDGKVQIVDSSTGRIVPDRQWRSGLHQAVETKEHVPLSESRRTQARMSRQRYFARYETLCGMTGTASGHEREWKQSYALKVHAIPTRLPCKRRVEPTLYFADHTQKLARLADEVSEHHQIGQPILIGTRNILQTKQVSKALMQAGLNHHLLNGVQDETEAALIAAAGTSSAITVATNMAGRGTDISVDERALAAGGLHVIGLERNLSARIDRQLLGRAARQGQPGSGRFYVSADDELVQRHDPGLQSILSRLKSPIPNEAWDRRIQQLQTIAERENFRIRKQTAQQEEWLDELRQQVA, via the coding sequence ATGATCCCACCCCGGTTGCCTGCACTCTCGCAATGGCTTGGCTTCGCTGAAAGGCGAAAGCAGGCTTCGTGTGATGAGATCCTTCCATCGGCGAAGACACTCGCCTGTGCAATCAGTTCACTCAGTGACAGTGAACTGCGTTGGCATGCGAATTTGTTGCGAGATCAACAAACGGGTCCCCATTCCGCATGTTTGAGTGAGCGTTCGGGGAATCAAGATTCGCAACTCACAACTCATGCGATGGCCTTTGCGGTTGCTGCGATTCAGCGGCAACTTGGTTACACGGTCTACGACGTTCAACTCCAAGCCGCTCTGGTGATGTCCAGCGGCCAGATCGCTGAAATGCAAACCGGCGAAGGAAAAACGATCACCGGCGCGGTCGCGACGATCATTCATGCGATGCGTCACCAGCAGGTTCATGTTGCAACGTCCAATGCCTACCTTGCCCGCCGTGACTGGGAATTGCTCGCCCCCGTTTTTGATCGGCTGGCGCTGAGTTCGGGGCATTCATCAGCCGATCAGTCCCCCCGTGAAAAGCGGGCCGCTTATCAGTGCGACATTGTTTTCGCGACGGGATATCAGTTTGGATTTGACTACCTACGCGATCAAATCACGCTCGCCGCTCAACCGCGCAAGCAACTTGGACAATCCATTCGCGAATCACTGCGTGGGCAATCCGATCCGCAGCAGTTGCGTTGCCAAACGCGACATCAAGTTGCGATCGTGGATGAAATCGATAGTGTTCTGATCGACGAGGCCATGACACCGTTGGTTTTGTCGCAGCAACGCCCGCAGGTCCGCGACAATTCGCTCGTGTCTTCCCCTGACAATGAATCGTCCCACCAGACCAGTGTCTTCGATGCGGCGCGAGCTTGCATGCAGACGCTGGTTCCAGGCACCAATTTTCAGGTCGATTCGCTGCAGCAAACCGTTCAACTTACGGAACTGGGAATTCAACGAGCCTTTGAATGGTTGCAGACGCGCCGGATCAAATTGTCCATGCCATGGCCGAACTACATTCAAACCGCATTGCGAGCGGAGTGTCTGCTGACCCGCGACATCGACTACGTCGTGCGGGATGGAAAAGTGCAGATCGTCGATTCCTCCACCGGCCGGATCGTGCCCGACCGGCAATGGAGGTCAGGATTGCACCAAGCGGTGGAAACAAAAGAGCACGTCCCATTGAGCGAATCACGGCGCACGCAGGCGCGCATGTCCCGGCAACGCTACTTCGCTCGCTACGAAACCTTGTGCGGGATGACGGGCACCGCGTCGGGACACGAACGGGAATGGAAACAATCGTATGCCTTGAAAGTGCATGCCATCCCGACGCGTCTTCCCTGCAAACGACGCGTCGAGCCCACGCTCTATTTTGCTGACCACACACAGAAACTCGCCCGCCTTGCGGATGAGGTCTCAGAACATCACCAGATCGGGCAACCCATTCTGATCGGCACTCGAAATATTTTGCAAACCAAGCAAGTCTCCAAAGCTCTTATGCAAGCCGGTTTGAACCATCACCTTCTGAACGGCGTGCAAGACGAAACCGAAGCGGCTCTGATCGCCGCGGCGGGAACGTCTTCCGCGATCACGGTGGCAACCAACATGGCAGGTCGTGGCACCGACATTTCGGTTGACGAAAGAGCACTGGCCGCTGGGGGGCTGCACGTCATCGGGCTGGAACGAAACCTGTCCGCTCGAATCGATCGCCAATTGCTAGGACGGGCCGCACGCCAAGGACAACCCGGCAGCGGTCGGTTCTATGTGTCCGCCGACGACGAATTGGTTCAACGACACGACCCTGGATTGCAATCGATCCTAAGCCGATTGAAGTCACCAATCCCAAACGAGGCCTGGGATCGCCGAATCCAACAATTGCAAACCATCGCGGAACGAGAAAACTTTCGCATTCGAAAACAGACCGCCCAACAAGAGGAATGGCTCGATGAACTTCGCCAACAGGTCGCCTGA
- a CDS encoding DUF1186 domain-containing protein, whose product MTFSAAKIETEDLIESLGRFRSSVLPAGVMRELMQRGSEVMPALIARMDRAIESKELGLGSEYPEAFFCYHLLGIDPQPSLQAWFDRLFRCDDDRMERVCGEITGRFTRAILTAIADREDITAFCQWLDSLVQDDQVSDYIKLQVVEVLFNLVADNALDDATAVQWVRTWMEQRQTHKFDLFSSMAMTSLIDVGGSDFKSLAEECFKRGQIDDDYVGLESFQGMASERQTTFSREQLEIDQQIVSNPIEYLADWHAFAWTTDDLDRHRAHCKRLPEAFSIRSDRAEPNQIDGWLAELDQSNFKNYPFEAVENLNRFIGQVFRPLTSRVRRGIESARRDEPSSNNGPYLATILLTHNSQSREVLIDDADLLLELLDLPKHQREEWFGASIEPGLVEGLAHALVGKTEPIVERIQDCNRKEFDRAALVSYFIVSVYFQYLNRGECIETLRQLWTTLSQQETDGDEGAMMSKTAIFDAACLLSLPESDPLMQQAAREGVSHHRLSAESAKVCREQPENAAKVVRSDVLPPYSLVDVISEGGKFAVTALHRNPITQARGFTALRSSDLTPEPQLSGTLRSAEPKVGRNDPCPCGSNKKYKKCCLRR is encoded by the coding sequence ATGACGTTTTCTGCAGCCAAGATTGAAACCGAGGACCTCATCGAGTCACTCGGTCGGTTTCGAAGTTCGGTGTTGCCTGCCGGGGTGATGCGTGAACTGATGCAACGGGGCTCGGAAGTGATGCCTGCGTTGATCGCGAGGATGGATCGAGCGATTGAGTCGAAGGAACTGGGGCTCGGCAGCGAGTACCCGGAAGCCTTTTTTTGTTACCACTTGCTGGGCATCGACCCACAGCCGAGTTTACAAGCATGGTTTGATCGGCTGTTTCGCTGTGATGATGACAGGATGGAAAGGGTCTGCGGCGAGATCACGGGCCGGTTCACCCGTGCAATCTTGACCGCGATCGCCGATCGCGAAGATATCACGGCATTTTGCCAATGGCTGGACTCGCTGGTCCAGGATGATCAGGTCAGCGACTACATCAAGCTGCAAGTGGTTGAAGTGTTGTTCAATCTCGTCGCTGACAACGCACTGGACGATGCCACGGCGGTTCAGTGGGTGCGGACTTGGATGGAACAGCGACAAACGCACAAATTTGACTTGTTTTCATCAATGGCGATGACATCGTTGATCGATGTTGGCGGCAGCGATTTCAAATCGTTGGCGGAGGAATGTTTCAAACGAGGTCAAATCGACGATGACTATGTGGGGCTGGAATCTTTCCAAGGGATGGCCAGCGAACGCCAAACAACGTTCTCGCGAGAGCAATTGGAGATCGACCAGCAGATCGTTTCCAATCCGATCGAATATTTGGCCGATTGGCATGCATTCGCATGGACAACCGATGATTTGGATCGGCATCGGGCACATTGCAAAAGACTGCCTGAGGCCTTTTCAATTCGTTCTGATCGAGCTGAGCCCAATCAGATCGACGGGTGGTTGGCGGAGCTGGATCAATCGAATTTCAAGAACTATCCGTTCGAAGCGGTCGAGAATCTGAACCGGTTCATTGGCCAAGTCTTTCGACCGCTCACCTCCCGAGTTCGACGCGGCATCGAATCAGCCCGGCGTGACGAACCAAGTTCCAACAATGGCCCCTACCTCGCGACGATCCTGCTCACGCACAATTCCCAATCACGCGAAGTCTTGATTGACGATGCGGATCTGTTGTTGGAACTCCTGGATCTTCCCAAACACCAACGGGAAGAATGGTTCGGCGCATCGATCGAACCGGGATTGGTCGAGGGATTGGCTCATGCTCTGGTGGGGAAGACAGAGCCGATTGTGGAACGGATCCAGGATTGCAATCGAAAGGAGTTCGATCGAGCCGCTTTGGTTTCGTACTTCATTGTTTCAGTCTATTTCCAGTACCTGAACCGTGGTGAGTGCATCGAAACCCTGCGTCAGCTTTGGACAACTCTGAGTCAACAGGAAACGGATGGTGACGAAGGCGCGATGATGTCCAAGACGGCCATCTTTGATGCAGCCTGTTTGCTTTCGTTGCCCGAGAGCGACCCGCTGATGCAACAGGCCGCCCGCGAGGGAGTCTCCCATCATCGGTTGAGTGCCGAATCGGCAAAGGTGTGTCGCGAGCAACCAGAGAACGCTGCGAAAGTGGTGCGTTCTGACGTGTTGCCACCGTACTCCCTGGTCGACGTGATTTCGGAAGGTGGCAAATTCGCTGTCACCGCGCTCCATCGCAACCCGATAACGCAGGCACGGGGGTTCACCGCGTTGAGA
- a CDS encoding endonuclease/exonuclease/phosphatase family protein: MIHVSLCALFSLASVVSDVWAQEPIEKVPSLKAMTWNIWHGGREDGETVGPQRVAEVIRDSGADLVAMQETYGSGERISNALEFHFHPRGTNVSIHSRYPVIEDISVFEEFKCVGALVELPDGDRVAFYSVWLPYKADIWASHGRDGLDEAHLATQCDVSRDDLQKILGLIDERLKDDQYADTTVLIAGDFNSMSHLDYGEISRDQYGHQVKWPTSMVMKHAGFRDSYREVNPVVSRVKDSTWSPRFIEQEQDRIDFLYYRSQRWRAKSSSVVNEHEDWFPSDHAAVLTEFERGDMAGSDALENIKLKAVAYNIRHGVGVDNELALMRVAKRLHDLKPDLVGLAEVDQNCRRSGNRNQAAELGRALDMHAAFGKFMEHDGGAYGMGILSEHPIVEVTSLDLPPGGEPRIALLAEVLLPNDQRVLVVHVHFDWIDDDEVRFSQASTLQKHLKTVELPIVLLGDFNDQPGSRTLELFQDFVEADKPESANLTWPADHPEIEIDFIFASPPNRWSVGETRVVPESVVSDHRPVISELRLRSE, translated from the coding sequence GTGATCCACGTGTCCTTGTGTGCGCTGTTCTCACTGGCGAGTGTTGTTAGCGACGTGTGGGCCCAGGAACCAATCGAGAAGGTCCCGTCGCTGAAGGCGATGACGTGGAACATCTGGCATGGTGGCCGTGAAGATGGCGAAACCGTTGGTCCTCAGCGGGTGGCGGAGGTAATCCGAGACTCGGGGGCGGACTTGGTCGCCATGCAGGAAACGTACGGTTCCGGCGAGCGTATCTCGAACGCCTTGGAGTTCCACTTTCATCCTCGTGGAACAAATGTTTCGATCCACAGTCGCTATCCGGTGATCGAAGACATTTCCGTTTTCGAAGAATTCAAGTGCGTCGGGGCGTTGGTGGAACTGCCGGACGGGGATCGAGTGGCGTTCTACAGTGTGTGGCTTCCCTACAAAGCCGACATTTGGGCGTCTCACGGTCGAGATGGCTTGGACGAGGCTCATTTGGCGACCCAGTGCGATGTGTCACGAGATGACTTGCAGAAGATCTTGGGCCTCATCGATGAGCGTTTGAAAGACGATCAGTACGCAGACACGACCGTGCTGATTGCCGGCGATTTCAATTCCATGTCGCATTTGGATTACGGCGAAATCAGTCGCGACCAATATGGGCACCAGGTCAAATGGCCGACCAGCATGGTCATGAAGCATGCCGGTTTTCGTGATTCCTACCGGGAAGTGAATCCGGTGGTCAGTCGAGTGAAGGACTCGACTTGGAGTCCTCGCTTCATTGAGCAGGAGCAAGATCGGATCGATTTCCTTTACTATCGATCCCAGCGCTGGCGTGCCAAAAGTTCGTCGGTGGTAAACGAGCACGAAGACTGGTTTCCTTCCGATCACGCGGCGGTTTTGACGGAGTTTGAACGCGGCGACATGGCAGGGTCCGACGCACTCGAAAACATCAAGCTCAAAGCGGTTGCCTACAACATTCGGCACGGGGTCGGTGTCGACAACGAGTTGGCATTGATGCGAGTTGCGAAGCGACTGCATGACCTGAAACCTGATTTGGTGGGGTTGGCTGAAGTCGATCAGAATTGTCGTCGCAGTGGCAATCGAAATCAGGCGGCTGAGTTGGGGCGAGCGCTCGACATGCACGCGGCTTTCGGGAAATTCATGGAACATGACGGTGGTGCGTATGGAATGGGAATCCTGTCCGAGCATCCCATTGTCGAAGTGACATCGCTGGACCTTCCACCCGGCGGTGAGCCGCGGATCGCCTTGTTGGCCGAGGTGCTGTTGCCCAATGACCAGCGTGTGTTGGTGGTCCATGTCCATTTCGATTGGATCGATGACGACGAGGTCCGTTTTTCACAAGCGAGCACGCTTCAGAAGCACTTGAAGACGGTCGAGTTGCCGATCGTCCTGCTCGGTGATTTCAACGATCAGCCGGGCTCCAGAACCTTGGAATTGTTTCAGGACTTTGTCGAAGCGGACAAACCTGAGTCAGCCAATTTGACCTGGCCCGCAGATCACCCAGAGATTGAAATCGACTTCATCTTTGCTTCTCCCCCGAATCGATGGTCCGTTGGGGAAACACGAGTGGTTCCCGAGTCCGTGGTCTCGGATCACCGACCTGTGATCAGCGAGTTGCGTCTGCGTTCGGAGTGA